A section of the Marinimicrobium koreense genome encodes:
- a CDS encoding NIPSNAP family protein — MKAFLRTLSLITLATTASAPTLADSERVFELRTYTTHEGKLPDLHARFENHTRWLFEKHGMRNIAYWTPTDEALADNTLTYILVHESREAAEASWKAFSNDPEWQAVYQKSRENGPLVKHIDSTFMKPTDYSRIR, encoded by the coding sequence ATGAAAGCTTTCTTGCGCACCCTGTCCCTGATCACTCTGGCGACCACGGCCAGCGCCCCGACACTGGCCGACTCCGAGCGAGTGTTCGAGCTGCGGACCTACACCACCCATGAAGGCAAACTGCCCGACTTACATGCCCGCTTCGAAAACCACACCCGCTGGTTGTTCGAAAAACACGGCATGAGGAACATTGCCTACTGGACACCCACCGATGAAGCCCTGGCCGACAACACCCTGACCTATATCCTGGTGCACGAAAGCCGGGAAGCGGCCGAGGCAAGCTGGAAGGCGTTTTCCAACGACCCCGAGTGGCAGGCGGTTTACCAGAAGTCCCGAGAGAATGGACCACTGGTCAAACACATCGACTCCACTTTCATGAAGCCCACCGACTACTCGCGGATTCGCTAA
- a CDS encoding GMC oxidoreductase — MATTEFDAIVIGSGISGGYAAMELCKKGYKTLVLERGRDVQHGEYPTAHDDVWDLPHRDKVPRDEIAEHYPKQNRLNWWVTQANKHWINKDDEYPYQEDQRFDWIRGHHVGGRSIMWGRHCYRWSDIDFEANKKEGIAIDWPIRYKDIEPWYDYVEPFVGIAGQAEGLKQVPDGKFLKPFPLNCAEQHLRETVAQKYPFRVVTPGRVANLSEYNPDVHLGKRGQCMSRDRCWRGCPFGAYFSSQSATLPVAEATGNLSIRPHSIVKEIVYDADSGRATGVRLIDAQSKEELEIPARIIFCNASTVGTTAILLNSRSDAFPNGLGNRSGELGHNIMDHHYGMGAAGVLPALENEYYSGRKPGGFYIPRFTNLDEETRREDYVRGFSYQGSAQRAENIPVGAVGSSLKEAVFKPGTWTIRMTCFGEMLPYHENRMYLDHSKTDQYGMPLITFDAQLRDNEMKLRQDGVKSAVQMLEAAGCTDITWYNSATAPGACIHEMGTARMGHDPETSVLNKWNQMHDVPNVFVTDGSCMTSSGTQNPSITYMALTARAVDYAHKQIQAGEL, encoded by the coding sequence ATGGCAACGACTGAATTCGACGCAATTGTGATTGGCTCCGGCATCAGCGGCGGTTACGCCGCCATGGAGCTGTGCAAAAAAGGCTACAAAACGCTGGTCCTGGAACGGGGCCGCGATGTGCAACACGGCGAATACCCCACCGCCCACGACGACGTGTGGGACCTGCCCCACCGCGACAAGGTGCCCCGGGACGAAATTGCCGAGCACTACCCCAAACAGAACCGTCTCAACTGGTGGGTCACCCAGGCCAACAAGCACTGGATCAACAAAGACGACGAATACCCTTACCAGGAAGACCAGCGTTTTGACTGGATTCGCGGGCATCACGTCGGGGGCCGCTCGATCATGTGGGGCCGTCATTGCTATCGCTGGAGCGACATTGACTTTGAAGCCAACAAAAAAGAAGGCATCGCCATCGACTGGCCGATTCGCTACAAGGACATCGAGCCCTGGTACGACTATGTGGAACCCTTCGTGGGTATCGCCGGTCAGGCCGAGGGCCTGAAGCAGGTACCCGATGGCAAATTCCTCAAACCCTTCCCGCTCAACTGCGCTGAGCAGCATCTGCGCGAAACCGTCGCCCAGAAATATCCGTTCCGGGTGGTGACTCCGGGCCGGGTAGCGAACCTGTCCGAGTACAACCCGGACGTTCACCTCGGCAAGCGCGGCCAGTGTATGTCCCGGGATCGCTGCTGGCGCGGCTGCCCCTTCGGCGCTTACTTCAGCAGCCAGTCCGCCACCCTGCCCGTGGCCGAAGCGACCGGCAACCTGAGCATTCGCCCGCACAGTATCGTCAAGGAAATTGTGTACGATGCCGACTCCGGGCGCGCCACCGGCGTGCGTCTGATCGATGCCCAGAGCAAAGAAGAGCTGGAAATTCCCGCACGGATCATTTTCTGCAACGCCAGCACCGTGGGCACCACCGCCATCCTGCTCAACAGCCGCTCCGACGCCTTCCCCAATGGTCTGGGCAACCGCAGCGGCGAGCTGGGCCACAACATCATGGATCACCACTACGGCATGGGCGCCGCCGGCGTTCTGCCCGCACTGGAAAACGAATACTACTCCGGTCGCAAACCCGGTGGCTTCTACATCCCGCGCTTTACCAACCTGGATGAAGAAACCCGGCGGGAAGATTATGTGCGCGGTTTCAGTTATCAGGGCTCAGCACAACGGGCTGAAAATATTCCGGTGGGCGCGGTCGGCTCATCCCTGAAAGAGGCGGTGTTCAAACCCGGCACCTGGACCATCCGCATGACCTGTTTCGGCGAGATGCTGCCCTATCATGAAAACCGGATGTACCTGGATCACAGCAAGACCGATCAGTACGGAATGCCGCTGATCACCTTTGATGCCCAACTGCGGGACAATGAAATGAAACTGCGCCAGGACGGCGTGAAAAGCGCGGTGCAAATGCTGGAAGCGGCGGGCTGTACCGACATCACCTGGTACAACAGCGCCACCGCGCCCGGCGCCTGCATCCATGAAATGGGCACCGCGCGCATGGGCCACGACCCGGAAACCAGCGTGCTCAATAAATGGAACCAGATGCACGATGTCCCCAATGTGTTTGTGACCGACGGTTCCTGCATGACCAGCTCCGGCACCCAGAACCCGAGCATCACCTACATGGCGCTGACCGCCCGGGCCGTAGACTATGCTCACAAACAGATTCAGGCCGGCGAGCTGTAA
- a CDS encoding gluconate 2-dehydrogenase subunit 3 family protein, with protein MNRREILRYTAWLTGTSVAAPLASAVLTGCSEAPPGDAAPSATPADGQLLHFFSPKAFGLITEIADTLLPRTDSPSASDVGVPQTLDTMLGKVLEQGYVEQFQRLWTDLEAALTQANFASQSQGEREALLSQLETSTDAAQASARDGMVMLKQQVVIYYLTSETIGEQYLNYLPIPGEYKPCISVDDVDNKKWAI; from the coding sequence ATGAACAGACGAGAAATCTTACGTTACACTGCCTGGCTGACCGGCACCTCCGTGGCCGCACCGCTGGCCTCGGCGGTACTGACCGGCTGCTCCGAAGCGCCCCCGGGGGATGCCGCCCCCAGCGCCACACCGGCCGACGGCCAACTGCTTCACTTTTTCAGCCCCAAGGCTTTCGGCCTGATCACCGAAATCGCCGACACCCTGCTGCCGCGCACCGACAGCCCCTCGGCCAGCGACGTCGGGGTACCGCAGACACTGGACACCATGCTCGGCAAGGTGCTCGAACAGGGGTACGTGGAGCAGTTCCAACGGCTCTGGACCGACCTGGAGGCCGCCCTCACCCAGGCCAACTTTGCCAGCCAGAGCCAGGGCGAACGCGAAGCGCTGCTCAGCCAACTGGAAACCAGCACGGATGCCGCTCAGGCCAGCGCCCGCGATGGCATGGTGATGCTGAAGCAACAGGTGGTGATCTATTACCTCACCAGCGAAACCATTGGCGAGCAATACCTGAACTACCTTCCCATCCCCGGCGAGTACAAACCCTGTATCTCGGTGGACGACGTTGATAACAAGAAGTGGGCAATCTGA
- a CDS encoding DUF6164 family protein: MGQLLFKLNQVPDDEAQEVRQLLADHDFATYETHAGFWGLGVSAIWLTHPEQLPEAKALLADYQARRLDQQRALREEREAAGEQPTLWQRAAAAPLRFTALVIAIGVILTLSILPFVALIGQ, translated from the coding sequence ATGGGTCAATTACTGTTTAAACTGAATCAGGTGCCTGACGACGAGGCACAGGAGGTTCGTCAGCTTCTGGCGGATCACGACTTTGCCACCTATGAAACCCACGCCGGTTTTTGGGGGTTGGGGGTGTCCGCGATCTGGCTGACCCACCCGGAGCAGCTGCCCGAAGCCAAGGCCCTGCTGGCGGACTATCAGGCTCGCCGCCTGGATCAGCAGCGGGCGCTGAGAGAGGAGCGGGAGGCCGCCGGGGAGCAACCAACGCTCTGGCAGCGAGCGGCCGCCGCCCCCCTGCGATTTACCGCTCTGGTCATTGCCATCGGGGTCATCCTGACCCTGTCCATCCTGCCTTTCGTGGCGCTGATCGGTCAGTAG
- a CDS encoding ExeA family protein has product MYHPFFGLQEPAFAIAVNPRYLYMSQQHREALAHLLFGLRGGGFVQLTGEVGTGKTTIIRCLLEQLPSDTDIALILNPMASVPELLSTICDELGARYISDDDTSVKTLTDALYDRLLDNHGRGRKTVLLIDEAQSLSAEALEQIRLLTNLETHTEKLLNIILVGQPELCDLLAQPSLRQLAQRITARFHLNPLSREETAAYIQHRLQVAGLASGSTLIPEDIQTEVHRFSGGIPRLINIICERMLLGAYGQNRNVIDRELFRQARREITGEPASDRPSTTAAPTPKRARPAWLASAIAGFAGITLGALLFGGLGNELPWQATPEPEPTVPKLSAASPSVASEVPPTNITAPDATGSVDTDSEAMPNTDPPALPERPWPRKLDDALRHLADHFSLSVPTTGSPCTESPEPGHACGRRMLTTWNELIELDRPGVLTLITPERKLAYIPLLGLNDQQALTWLEGRPQTVDWADVAQLWTGEFHHFWFRPAGFDGGLSPGERGPAVRWLAEQFAELDSEAEPLSRDRYNQPLQARVEIFQRAEGLTPDGLFGENTLNQLARRLGLDPGLLPIAEAP; this is encoded by the coding sequence ATGTACCACCCGTTTTTCGGCCTTCAGGAGCCGGCCTTCGCCATCGCCGTCAACCCGCGCTACCTCTATATGAGTCAGCAGCACCGGGAGGCCCTCGCGCACCTGTTGTTTGGCCTGCGCGGCGGCGGTTTTGTGCAACTGACCGGCGAAGTGGGCACCGGCAAAACCACCATCATCCGCTGCCTTCTGGAACAGCTTCCGAGCGACACCGACATCGCCCTGATTCTGAACCCCATGGCCTCCGTGCCCGAGTTACTGAGCACCATCTGCGATGAGCTCGGAGCCCGCTATATCTCGGACGACGACACCAGCGTCAAAACCCTGACCGATGCGCTCTATGATCGGCTGCTGGACAACCATGGGCGCGGGCGTAAAACCGTACTGCTGATCGACGAGGCCCAGTCTCTCAGTGCCGAGGCGCTGGAGCAGATCCGGCTGTTGACCAACCTGGAAACCCACACCGAGAAACTGCTCAACATCATTCTGGTGGGCCAGCCGGAACTGTGTGATCTGCTCGCTCAGCCCTCCCTGCGCCAGCTCGCTCAACGCATCACCGCGCGCTTCCACCTGAACCCACTGAGCCGGGAAGAAACCGCCGCTTACATTCAGCACCGCCTGCAGGTGGCGGGCCTGGCCAGCGGCAGCACCCTGATTCCCGAGGACATTCAGACGGAAGTGCACCGCTTCAGCGGCGGCATTCCCCGCCTGATCAATATCATTTGCGAGCGCATGTTGCTGGGCGCCTACGGGCAGAACCGCAACGTCATCGACCGGGAGCTGTTTCGCCAGGCTCGGCGGGAAATCACCGGGGAGCCCGCCTCGGACCGACCCAGTACAACAGCAGCGCCGACACCAAAGCGGGCACGGCCAGCGTGGTTGGCCAGTGCCATCGCGGGGTTTGCGGGTATCACATTGGGCGCGCTGCTGTTTGGCGGCCTCGGCAACGAGCTGCCCTGGCAAGCGACACCGGAGCCGGAACCGACCGTCCCGAAACTCAGTGCCGCCTCACCGTCCGTTGCATCGGAAGTGCCGCCCACAAACATAACCGCCCCGGACGCGACCGGATCGGTCGACACCGATTCCGAGGCGATGCCGAACACAGATCCCCCGGCGCTACCGGAGCGGCCCTGGCCCCGAAAACTGGATGATGCCCTTCGCCACCTGGCCGACCACTTCAGTCTGAGTGTGCCCACCACCGGCAGCCCCTGCACCGAGAGCCCCGAGCCGGGCCATGCCTGTGGACGACGTATGCTCACCACCTGGAACGAGTTGATCGAACTGGACCGCCCCGGTGTGCTGACCCTGATCACCCCGGAGCGCAAACTCGCTTACATCCCGCTGTTGGGTCTCAATGACCAACAGGCATTGACCTGGCTGGAAGGTCGTCCGCAGACGGTTGACTGGGCCGATGTCGCGCAACTCTGGACCGGTGAGTTTCACCATTTCTGGTTCCGCCCCGCCGGTTTTGACGGTGGCCTCAGCCCCGGCGAACGAGGTCCCGCAGTCCGCTGGCTGGCCGAGCAGTTTGCCGAACTGGACAGTGAAGCGGAGCCCCTGAGCCGGGATCGCTATAACCAGCCCCTGCAGGCACGGGTAGAGATTTTTCAGCGCGCCGAGGGGCTGACCCCGGACGGGCTGTTCGGGGAAAACACCCTGAACCAACTGGCACGACGACTGGGGCTGGACCCGGGATTACTGCCCATTGCGGAGGCGCCCTGA
- a CDS encoding substrate-binding periplasmic protein, which produces MRRIVLTVLLVCISCAASGTTLVAAVAEKDYPPFYYFDDQAGQWRGISVDVCERVAQQLGYKLEYRRYPFSRLLQHVGDGRADIACTLFNTSKRAPGVTFTSIPHAFETVSVFRRAGDEPLDSSDINWLREFQLGGIRAYYYGEALEDDTAFKKLRVNDEEQLIKVLLGGRVDYALGNKPAIELHAERLGVRNQIEFMEPPVFRGPIYIAISRQREDAHKLAADFTRAVQRFRETDEYVYLLERYGIESLLF; this is translated from the coding sequence ATGAGGCGTATTGTGCTGACGGTTTTGCTGGTGTGCATCAGTTGTGCGGCCAGCGGGACCACGTTGGTGGCGGCGGTAGCCGAAAAGGACTACCCGCCGTTCTATTATTTTGACGATCAAGCCGGCCAGTGGCGGGGCATTTCCGTCGATGTGTGTGAACGGGTGGCCCAGCAGTTGGGGTATAAGCTCGAGTACCGGCGCTATCCGTTCAGCCGGCTGTTGCAGCATGTCGGTGACGGACGGGCCGATATTGCCTGCACCCTGTTCAACACCTCCAAGCGCGCCCCGGGCGTCACCTTCACCTCCATTCCCCACGCCTTTGAAACCGTATCGGTGTTTCGCCGCGCCGGGGATGAGCCTCTGGATTCGTCCGATATCAACTGGTTGCGCGAGTTTCAGCTCGGGGGAATTCGCGCTTACTACTATGGCGAGGCGCTTGAAGACGATACCGCGTTCAAAAAGCTGCGGGTCAATGATGAGGAGCAGTTGATCAAAGTGCTGCTCGGTGGCCGGGTGGACTATGCCCTGGGCAACAAGCCGGCCATTGAACTGCACGCCGAGCGGCTGGGGGTGCGGAATCAGATCGAGTTCATGGAGCCGCCGGTATTCCGGGGCCCCATTTACATCGCCATTTCACGTCAACGCGAGGATGCCCATAAACTGGCCGCTGACTTTACCCGGGCCGTGCAGCGCTTTCGGGAAACCGACGAGTACGTATACCTGCTGGAGCGCTACGGTATAGAGTCCTTGCTGTTTTAA
- a CDS encoding sensor domain-containing diguanylate cyclase, whose protein sequence is MSQVNASEQLNRLKAIIEGTRAGTWEWNAHTGEQRINERWAEMLGYSSRELEPISIAIWHRLCHPDDLARSNEAFQRHFDGETPYYECIVRLRHKEGHWVWIHDRGRLMSRTAEGDPEWVVGTHIDISQQHINAQLLNKLAETIPGVIYIFRMYADGRVEFPYVSEGVREFYGREPDAILQDASLVFELVHPEDAQRLQQSILESYRALGQWTCEYRVVLNGREIWLEGIATPEREWLDQEVVTWYGMVVDISHRKALEARLLELSVTDELTGLYNRRFLLQRLAELLDDYRRHEVVFSLVQVDLDWFKSINDTYGHLMGDEVLKAFAATLKNRLRKGDIAGRSGGEEFLILLPHTDTCEALELIDDIRAVFAGTEFFNDELQTFKASFSAGITQVQAEDERFDQLLSRADKALYKAKDAGRNRVHIEPDRHCSKGGKRTR, encoded by the coding sequence GTGTCCCAGGTAAATGCAAGCGAGCAGCTCAACCGGCTGAAGGCCATCATCGAGGGTACCCGAGCTGGCACCTGGGAGTGGAATGCCCACACCGGTGAGCAACGGATCAACGAACGCTGGGCGGAGATGCTCGGTTACAGCTCCCGGGAGCTGGAGCCCATCAGTATCGCCATCTGGCACCGTCTCTGTCATCCCGACGACCTGGCCCGTTCCAACGAAGCCTTCCAGCGCCACTTCGATGGTGAAACCCCCTACTACGAATGCATTGTGCGACTCCGACACAAGGAGGGGCACTGGGTCTGGATTCACGACCGGGGTCGGCTGATGTCCCGCACGGCGGAGGGCGATCCGGAGTGGGTGGTGGGTACCCACATCGACATCAGTCAGCAGCACATCAATGCCCAATTACTCAACAAGTTGGCCGAGACCATCCCCGGGGTCATCTATATTTTCCGGATGTACGCCGATGGACGGGTGGAGTTTCCCTACGTCAGTGAGGGGGTACGGGAATTTTACGGTCGGGAGCCCGATGCTATTTTGCAGGACGCTTCGCTGGTGTTTGAACTGGTGCATCCGGAGGACGCGCAGCGTCTCCAGCAATCCATTCTGGAAAGCTACCGGGCCTTGGGGCAATGGACCTGCGAATACCGGGTGGTGCTGAATGGCCGGGAAATCTGGCTGGAGGGCATTGCCACCCCGGAGCGAGAGTGGCTGGATCAGGAGGTGGTGACCTGGTATGGCATGGTGGTGGACATCAGTCATCGCAAGGCGCTCGAAGCCCGGCTGCTGGAGTTGTCGGTCACCGATGAGTTGACCGGCCTGTATAACCGGCGCTTTCTGTTGCAGCGATTGGCGGAGTTACTGGACGATTATCGACGTCATGAAGTGGTGTTTTCTCTGGTACAGGTGGACCTGGACTGGTTCAAGTCCATCAACGATACCTATGGGCACCTGATGGGCGATGAGGTGCTCAAAGCTTTCGCTGCCACGCTCAAAAACCGGCTGCGCAAAGGGGATATCGCCGGGCGCTCGGGCGGGGAAGAATTCCTGATTCTGTTGCCCCACACGGACACCTGTGAAGCGCTGGAGCTGATTGACGATATACGGGCGGTATTTGCCGGAACCGAATTTTTCAACGACGAACTGCAGACATTCAAGGCGAGTTTCAGCGCGGGTATTACCCAGGTGCAAGCCGAGGATGAACGTTTTGATCAGTTGCTGTCACGGGCGGACAAGGCACTCTATAAAGCCAAGGATGCAGGGCGTAATCGCGTCCACATAGAACCGGATCGCCACTGTTCCAAAGGGGGGAAGCGCACGCGCTGA
- a CDS encoding general secretion pathway protein GspB — protein sequence MSMILDALQRADRERRRDETPAQALPPASALATPAAVRRAGAWHKWGLSVAIAGLAAAGLLAYWLFRSAEPPDPISPVEATASAPVPESTAEASVAATEPRRPGVERLYQAPARPEPSDESIASLYRRAQAPEPTRPEVTPSEAATERLAPPRDSASVTLSDTPAEPSSSRQEAEPEPQPAATPRPAVPGIRDLSWSLQQDIPSLNYQSHQYRDGQGSTVTINQREYRAGDRIAPDLRIERIEEDGVVLTFKGQSFKLQALNSWINM from the coding sequence ATGTCGATGATTCTGGACGCCCTGCAACGGGCCGACCGGGAGCGGCGCCGGGACGAAACACCGGCGCAAGCGCTGCCCCCAGCCTCCGCGCTGGCAACGCCCGCCGCGGTCCGGCGAGCGGGAGCCTGGCACAAATGGGGGCTCTCTGTGGCCATTGCGGGATTGGCCGCCGCCGGACTGCTGGCGTACTGGCTATTCAGAAGCGCTGAGCCGCCTGACCCCATTTCCCCAGTGGAAGCAACGGCAAGTGCCCCTGTTCCTGAAAGTACAGCGGAGGCGAGCGTCGCCGCGACCGAGCCCCGACGCCCGGGAGTTGAACGTCTCTACCAGGCCCCCGCTCGTCCCGAGCCGTCGGACGAGTCCATTGCCTCGCTGTACCGCCGAGCCCAGGCGCCAGAACCGACCCGCCCCGAGGTGACCCCATCGGAGGCGGCCACCGAGCGCCTCGCTCCGCCGCGCGACAGCGCCAGTGTCACGCTCAGTGACACACCGGCGGAGCCGTCTTCATCTCGCCAGGAAGCCGAACCAGAGCCACAACCGGCCGCCACACCGAGGCCGGCTGTTCCGGGGATTCGGGACCTGTCCTGGAGCCTGCAACAGGACATTCCGTCGTTGAATTATCAATCCCACCAATACCGGGACGGGCAAGGCAGTACCGTGACCATCAATCAGCGCGAGTATCGCGCCGGTGACCGGATAGCGCCGGACCTGCGCATCGAGCGAATTGAAGAAGACGGGGTGGTGCTGACATTCAAAGGCCAGTCCTTCAAATTGCAGGCACTCAATAGCTGGATCAATATGTAG
- a CDS encoding MBL fold metallo-hydrolase: MKIVFLGGTETVTGSKFLLETGRTRVLIDCGLFQGYKWLRRRNWQSLPVDLNTLDAVLLTHAHLDHSGYIPRLYQRGYRGPVYTHAATRALCGILLPDSGHIQEEDARFFSRHKLSKHERPEPLYDQRTAEDSLKLFEPVHFNQSLQLGDLSITFQPAGHILGAASIIVEAEGKRIGFSGDVGRPHDILMYPPKPLPALDLLLLESTYGDRPHPDSDPWNQLAEIVNATVNRGGVLMIPSFAVGRAQLLQHMLARLMDERRIPTLPVFLDSPMAIDVSAIYHQYADQHRLSDADCARMAEVVTYTHSVDESKALADLTYPHIIIAGSGMMSGGRILHHMKRLLPNHRNTLLLSGHQAGGTRGAHLIAGGETVKIHGAYIPRKAQLAVLTGLSGHADYRELVQWLKDSGLKSKTPIQLIHGEPEAADCLRLYLQDHGDYEVDVAEYRSILTV, translated from the coding sequence GTGAAGATTGTCTTTCTCGGCGGTACGGAAACGGTGACCGGCTCCAAGTTCCTGTTGGAGACCGGCCGAACCCGGGTGTTGATCGACTGTGGCCTGTTTCAGGGCTACAAGTGGTTGCGTCGGCGCAACTGGCAAAGCCTGCCGGTGGATCTGAACACCCTGGACGCGGTGCTCCTGACTCACGCGCACCTGGATCACTCTGGTTACATTCCACGGCTGTATCAGCGGGGGTATCGCGGGCCGGTGTACACCCACGCGGCCACCCGGGCGCTGTGCGGCATTCTGCTGCCCGATAGCGGGCACATTCAGGAAGAGGACGCCCGGTTTTTCTCCCGCCACAAGCTGAGCAAACACGAGCGCCCCGAGCCCCTGTACGATCAGCGCACCGCTGAAGACAGCCTGAAGCTTTTTGAGCCCGTGCATTTCAATCAGTCACTGCAGCTCGGGGACCTGTCCATCACTTTCCAGCCTGCCGGGCATATTCTCGGGGCGGCCAGTATCATTGTAGAGGCGGAAGGCAAGCGGATCGGGTTTTCCGGTGATGTGGGTCGGCCCCACGATATTCTGATGTACCCCCCGAAACCCCTGCCGGCGCTGGACCTGCTATTGCTTGAATCCACCTATGGTGATCGTCCGCACCCGGACAGCGACCCCTGGAATCAGCTGGCGGAGATCGTCAACGCGACGGTCAATCGCGGCGGGGTGCTGATGATTCCCAGTTTTGCCGTGGGCAGGGCCCAGTTGCTGCAGCATATGCTGGCCAGACTGATGGATGAACGACGCATCCCCACGCTGCCGGTGTTCCTCGACAGCCCCATGGCCATCGACGTGTCCGCCATTTACCACCAGTACGCTGACCAGCACCGGCTGAGCGATGCCGATTGTGCCCGTATGGCTGAGGTGGTGACCTATACTCACAGTGTCGATGAGTCCAAGGCGCTGGCCGACCTGACTTACCCACATATCATCATCGCCGGTAGCGGCATGATGAGCGGCGGGCGTATTCTGCATCATATGAAGCGGCTGCTGCCCAACCACCGCAACACCCTGCTGTTGAGTGGCCATCAGGCGGGGGGGACCCGGGGAGCACATCTCATTGCCGGCGGAGAAACGGTCAAAATTCACGGCGCCTATATCCCGCGAAAAGCACAGTTGGCGGTTCTGACCGGACTGTCTGGTCACGCAGATTATCGTGAGCTAGTGCAGTGGCTTAAAGATTCCGGGCTCAAGTCGAAAACGCCCATCCAGTTGATTCACGGTGAGCCGGAAGCGGCTGACTGCCTGCGTCTGTACTTGCAGGATCACGGGGATTACGAGGTTGATGTGGCCGAGTACCGGTCGATCCTCACTGTCTGA
- a CDS encoding cytochrome b5 domain-containing protein encodes MKKTAFAAFVAFWSSVVTLLVTWTLVPAVTLAEEEPTFTLEEVARHDRLEDCWMAIRGEVYDLTDYLPHHPAPPAVILPWCGREATEGMTTKGYGRDHSPAAWGQLERYRIGVLESAADTSTGQ; translated from the coding sequence ATGAAAAAAACCGCCTTTGCGGCGTTTGTCGCATTCTGGTCTTCGGTCGTGACGTTGCTGGTGACCTGGACGCTGGTGCCGGCGGTAACGCTGGCCGAAGAGGAGCCGACCTTTACCCTGGAGGAGGTCGCCAGGCACGACCGGCTGGAGGACTGCTGGATGGCGATCCGGGGTGAGGTGTATGACCTGACCGACTACCTGCCACACCACCCGGCGCCACCGGCGGTGATTCTGCCCTGGTGCGGGCGCGAAGCCACCGAGGGCATGACCACCAAAGGCTATGGTCGGGACCACAGCCCTGCCGCCTGGGGTCAGCTTGAACGCTACCGGATCGGGGTTCTTGAGTCGGCCGCGGATACCTCAACCGGTCAGTGA
- a CDS encoding ferredoxin reductase family protein, with protein sequence MRHPKGFSHVAVWVLALLPGVLALPFLWPSLDQPREVLNALGRITGIWGLSLLLMAAALCCRVPGFDRPFGGLTKLWQLHHRLGAIAFLLLLAHPLLLSFAAAGISLDAAVSTLFSSQPASVWGWVALLALMAFMAPSFGFFGEPEYQRWKWLHRLSGVTVILALLHTGLLSRTLPGWLAWVLWSTLALLAISALSYRWLYARWRGRSSYRVTRVTHPARDVVELTLAPERQRLSYRSGQFIYLTPDRVGHIGHREEHPYTLSSAPDEQDLRVAIKDLGDASHAMLTVPEGTRLWVEGPYGDFFASNPARPELWVAGGIGITPFLGRVREAVRAGRPLQVHLIDCVQDETRFLFADELKGAFEGWPDSQLTVHYFYREGPLNQAFIKRVCPDVADRAVYVCGPLPLLERAREALSACGVPAGRLVTEEFVLL encoded by the coding sequence GTGCGTCATCCGAAGGGTTTCAGTCACGTGGCTGTCTGGGTGCTGGCGCTGCTGCCGGGCGTGCTGGCGCTGCCGTTTCTCTGGCCAAGTCTGGATCAGCCTCGGGAAGTTCTGAATGCCCTGGGGCGTATTACCGGCATTTGGGGCCTCTCCCTGTTACTGATGGCCGCCGCCCTGTGTTGCCGTGTGCCAGGCTTTGACCGCCCCTTCGGTGGCCTGACCAAACTGTGGCAGTTGCATCATCGCCTTGGCGCCATCGCATTTCTGTTATTGCTGGCCCATCCGCTGCTGTTGTCGTTTGCCGCGGCAGGTATTTCCCTGGACGCGGCGGTCAGTACGCTGTTTTCTTCGCAGCCGGCCTCGGTCTGGGGTTGGGTGGCGCTGCTGGCGTTGATGGCGTTCATGGCGCCGAGCTTCGGCTTTTTTGGCGAACCCGAATACCAACGCTGGAAGTGGCTGCATCGCTTGAGTGGGGTCACTGTCATTCTGGCGTTGTTGCACACGGGGTTGTTGAGCAGGACCTTGCCCGGATGGTTGGCCTGGGTGTTGTGGTCGACGTTGGCCCTGCTCGCGATTTCCGCACTGAGCTACCGGTGGCTTTACGCACGCTGGCGAGGCCGGAGTTCCTATCGGGTGACCAGAGTCACTCACCCTGCGCGGGATGTGGTGGAGCTGACGCTGGCCCCAGAGCGGCAGCGGTTGAGTTATCGATCCGGGCAGTTCATCTATTTGACGCCGGATCGGGTTGGTCATATCGGGCACCGGGAAGAGCATCCCTACACCCTTTCCTCTGCTCCGGATGAGCAGGATCTGCGGGTGGCGATCAAGGATTTGGGGGATGCCAGTCACGCGATGTTGACCGTTCCCGAGGGAACCCGTCTTTGGGTGGAGGGACCCTACGGCGATTTTTTTGCGTCGAATCCCGCACGGCCCGAGCTGTGGGTCGCGGGGGGAATTGGCATCACTCCCTTTCTCGGGCGGGTACGTGAGGCGGTGCGAGCGGGGCGGCCGCTGCAGGTTCATCTGATCGATTGTGTACAGGACGAGACGCGGTTCCTGTTTGCCGACGAGCTGAAGGGCGCGTTCGAGGGCTGGCCCGACAGCCAACTGACGGTGCACTATTTTTATCGGGAGGGGCCGCTGAATCAGGCCTTCATCAAGCGGGTCTGTCCGGATGTGGCCGACCGGGCGGTGTATGTCTGTGGCCCGTTGCCGCTGCTGGAACGGGCCCGGGAGGCGCTGAGCGCCTGCGGTGTGCCCGCCGGGCGCCTGGTAACCGAAGAATTTGTTTTGCTTTGA